In a genomic window of Maricaulis maris MCS10:
- a CDS encoding GIN domain-containing protein, producing the protein MTKPILLATSAAIAGIALFSMTAGASLQANDVGNYDAERLEIENFVGRIEIRTGSSDAISVSMTNTGGLVDDPSVSHSGSTVRIDGGLRLRNTNCSTRNNTMSIGLNRGRRHSIDEYPSLVITAPASLALGLDDSAYVGTAGDLGSADLSMNSCGRLDVGDIAGEARMAINGSGDITTGAIGAAAHISINGSGDIETGTIGREVSVSINGSGDVLTDDVNGDADVSINGSGDVEFGQVAGLAVGISGSGDVEAASMNGAFSARINGSGDIAVRDGRAQPFEAYIGGSGDISFGGTAVDLVVRENGGGDVSISEIEGSVNWTRNGRTVLRVGDAN; encoded by the coding sequence ATGACCAAACCGATCTTGCTTGCTACCAGCGCCGCAATTGCCGGCATCGCCCTGTTCTCGATGACAGCCGGCGCCAGCCTGCAGGCCAATGACGTTGGCAACTATGACGCAGAGCGTCTGGAGATCGAGAATTTCGTGGGCCGGATTGAAATCCGCACGGGTTCGTCGGACGCCATTTCGGTTTCGATGACCAATACCGGCGGTCTTGTCGACGATCCGTCCGTGTCGCATTCCGGTTCGACCGTGCGCATCGATGGCGGGCTGCGCCTGCGCAATACCAATTGCAGCACCCGCAACAACACGATGAGCATCGGCCTCAATCGCGGCCGTCGTCACAGCATTGATGAGTATCCCAGCCTTGTGATCACCGCGCCGGCTTCGCTGGCGCTTGGCCTGGACGACAGTGCCTATGTGGGCACGGCGGGTGATCTGGGCAGTGCGGACCTGTCAATGAACAGCTGTGGGCGTCTTGATGTCGGCGATATTGCCGGCGAGGCGCGTATGGCGATCAATGGTTCCGGCGACATCACCACCGGTGCCATCGGCGCAGCCGCGCATATCAGTATCAATGGGTCCGGCGATATCGAGACCGGCACGATCGGTCGCGAAGTCAGTGTTTCCATCAATGGTTCAGGAGATGTGCTGACCGACGATGTGAACGGCGATGCCGACGTCAGCATCAATGGGTCCGGCGATGTCGAATTCGGTCAGGTGGCCGGGCTCGCGGTCGGTATTTCCGGTTCCGGTGATGTCGAGGCCGCCAGCATGAATGGCGCCTTCTCGGCCCGCATCAATGGGTCTGGCGATATTGCGGTTCGTGATGGCCGCGCCCAGCCTTTCGAGGCCTATATCGGTGGCTCCGGTGATATTTCCTTCGGTGGCACGGCCGTCGACCTGGTCGTGCGCGAGAATGGCGGCGGCGACGTGTCGATTTCCGAGATCGAAGGCAGCGTCAACTGGACCCGCAATGGCCGGACCGTCCTGCGCGTCGGCGACGCCAACTAG
- a CDS encoding DUF819 domain-containing protein produces the protein MSLISADNHLAVMASLFAIAAAGFLIEKTRIGALLTGAVWAIFLAIIASNIGLIPSTAPAYDFVWTYFVPVLIPLFLMKADLKKIFFETTRMAGAFLLAAVGTVVGAIIAFSLIDIGDYAAGTEAATLGTRQAAAVGAFTATYIGGSVNYGALMSSTGLGAADPSWASAMTAVDNLYSGFFLALLALMPGWAWLAKRFKPIDHSEGDDEVEEARPITAASLCLSAAYALIVVAIGSALADQLDAIWDDAGRKWKFAIISVLALIPATAFPKTIGGLRGGYEMGIALSFVFFAMIAAGADVISLLQQAPVLFGLIGIMLAVHAVIVFGVGSVLRLSLPELITASNAAILGATTAPALAAAKGWKDLVTPGVLVGVLGYAIGTPIATLVFELWPG, from the coding sequence ATGTCATTGATTTCAGCGGATAATCATTTGGCGGTCATGGCGAGCCTTTTCGCCATTGCGGCGGCTGGCTTCCTGATTGAAAAAACTCGTATCGGCGCGCTGCTGACCGGTGCCGTCTGGGCGATTTTTCTGGCGATCATTGCGTCGAATATCGGCCTGATACCGTCCACCGCGCCAGCCTATGATTTTGTCTGGACCTATTTCGTTCCCGTATTGATTCCGCTCTTCCTGATGAAGGCTGACCTCAAGAAGATCTTTTTCGAGACAACGCGAATGGCGGGGGCCTTCCTGCTGGCTGCGGTTGGAACCGTAGTCGGCGCGATCATCGCGTTTTCGCTGATCGATATCGGGGACTATGCGGCCGGTACCGAAGCGGCGACGCTGGGCACACGGCAAGCTGCGGCGGTAGGGGCCTTTACGGCCACCTATATCGGCGGCTCCGTCAATTACGGTGCGTTGATGTCATCTACCGGTCTGGGTGCCGCAGACCCAAGTTGGGCTTCGGCGATGACAGCGGTCGACAATCTGTATTCCGGTTTCTTCCTGGCGCTGCTCGCCTTGATGCCTGGATGGGCTTGGTTGGCCAAGCGTTTCAAGCCTATCGATCATAGCGAGGGCGATGACGAGGTCGAGGAGGCCCGGCCAATCACTGCGGCGTCGCTTTGTTTGTCGGCTGCCTATGCGTTGATTGTCGTCGCGATTGGTTCGGCCCTGGCGGATCAGCTCGACGCCATTTGGGACGACGCTGGCCGGAAGTGGAAATTTGCTATCATTTCCGTCCTGGCGCTCATTCCGGCCACAGCCTTTCCAAAGACAATTGGTGGGCTTCGTGGCGGCTATGAGATGGGAATTGCCTTGAGCTTTGTGTTCTTCGCCATGATTGCGGCGGGCGCGGACGTGATTTCTCTGCTCCAGCAGGCGCCAGTCCTGTTTGGGCTGATCGGGATCATGTTGGCGGTTCATGCGGTGATTGTGTTCGGCGTCGGCAGCGTGCTTCGCTTGTCACTGCCGGAATTAATCACGGCGTCCAATGCCGCAATTTTGGGAGCGACAACCGCGCCTGCGCTGGCTGCCGCGAAAGGTTGGAAGGATCTTGTCACGCCTGGCGTATTGGTCGGCGTTCTGGGCTATGCGATCGGAACGCCGATAGCCACCCTGGTTTTCGAGCTTTGGCCGGGCTGA
- a CDS encoding glutathione S-transferase family protein, whose product MTELTLYHCPKTRGFHALWMLEEIGEPFEVRIVNIRDDIQSEAYGAVNPMRKVPALDVGGELITESPAICAWLADRYPEKGLAPAIDATGRGSYLRWLFFTGSVIEPSFIDKAMSRETPRQMAGWGDLASVKATLADALDGRDFLVGDKFTAADLMIGSTLNFMMNFNLLERVEPFAGYVGQLVERPAYKRAMAREAAFAG is encoded by the coding sequence ATGACCGAACTGACACTCTATCACTGCCCGAAAACGCGCGGCTTTCACGCTTTGTGGATGCTGGAGGAGATCGGCGAACCCTTCGAAGTCCGCATCGTCAATATCCGCGATGACATCCAGTCCGAGGCCTATGGTGCGGTCAATCCGATGCGCAAGGTGCCAGCGCTCGATGTCGGCGGTGAGCTGATTACCGAAAGCCCGGCCATCTGCGCCTGGCTGGCCGACCGCTACCCGGAAAAGGGGCTGGCCCCCGCCATCGATGCAACCGGTCGCGGCAGCTATCTGCGATGGCTGTTTTTCACCGGATCGGTGATCGAGCCGTCCTTCATCGACAAGGCCATGTCACGCGAGACACCGCGCCAGATGGCTGGTTGGGGCGACCTGGCTTCGGTCAAGGCGACACTGGCGGATGCGCTGGACGGTCGCGATTTCCTGGTCGGTGACAAGTTCACTGCCGCCGACCTGATGATCGGGTCGACGCTGAACTTCATGATGAATTTCAACCTGCTCGAGCGGGTCGAGCCGTTCGCCGGCTATGTCGGCCAGCTGGTCGAACGCCCGGCCTACAAGCGCGCCATGGCGCGTGAGGCCGCCTTTGCGGGGTGA
- a CDS encoding M20 metallopeptidase family protein — MKRQLMTAAAALALTLSAQPAALAYQDVAGDDALRTAIAADYETHLEDLYQHFHANPELSFREVETAARLASELRTLGFEVTEGVGQTGIVAVMENGDGPTLMLRADMDGLPVPEQTGLDYASQVTGTDLRGVENPVMHACAHDTHMTALVGAARQLVERTDEWSGTLVLIGQPAEELGEGAVAMIEDGLFERFPLPDFNVSFHTFSAIPTGTITYVPGFAMANVDSVDIHVQGRGGHGAYPHTTKDPIYLASQIVVSLQSLVSREVSPLEPAVVTVGAFNAGTKHNIISDGAHLQLTVRSYTDEVREQLLTGIQRIAANQAASYGLTPEEYPRVEIEETYTPALFNNPDLAARAVETMRGRFGAEAVVEASPVMGGEDFSRYHRTEHNIPTFMFWVGGTTQATLDDYTARGLVPPSNHSPFFAPDDPEGSITQATEAMAAVALDILAPSGSE, encoded by the coding sequence ATGAAACGCCAATTGATGACGGCCGCCGCCGCTCTTGCGCTCACCCTGTCTGCTCAGCCTGCTGCGCTGGCATACCAGGACGTGGCGGGTGATGACGCCCTGCGCACCGCGATCGCTGCCGACTATGAAACCCACCTGGAAGATCTCTACCAGCACTTCCATGCCAATCCGGAACTGTCCTTCCGGGAGGTCGAAACGGCCGCCCGCCTCGCCAGCGAGCTGAGGACATTGGGTTTCGAGGTGACAGAAGGCGTCGGCCAGACCGGCATTGTTGCCGTGATGGAGAATGGCGACGGGCCAACCCTCATGCTGCGCGCCGACATGGATGGTCTGCCCGTGCCCGAACAGACCGGGCTGGACTACGCCTCCCAGGTTACCGGAACGGATCTTCGCGGTGTCGAGAACCCGGTCATGCATGCCTGCGCGCACGATACCCACATGACCGCCCTGGTGGGTGCCGCACGTCAGCTGGTCGAGCGGACCGATGAGTGGTCCGGCACACTGGTGCTGATCGGCCAGCCGGCCGAGGAGTTGGGCGAGGGCGCCGTGGCAATGATCGAGGACGGCCTGTTCGAACGCTTTCCGCTGCCCGACTTCAATGTCTCCTTCCACACCTTCTCTGCCATCCCGACCGGCACCATCACCTATGTGCCGGGCTTTGCCATGGCCAATGTCGATTCGGTCGACATCCATGTGCAGGGACGTGGTGGCCACGGTGCCTATCCGCACACCACGAAGGATCCGATCTATCTGGCCTCGCAGATTGTCGTGTCGTTGCAGTCCCTGGTCTCGCGGGAAGTCTCCCCGCTCGAACCGGCCGTTGTGACGGTCGGTGCCTTCAATGCCGGCACCAAGCACAACATCATCTCCGACGGTGCACACCTGCAGCTGACAGTCCGTTCCTATACCGACGAGGTGCGTGAGCAGCTCCTCACCGGGATCCAGCGCATCGCGGCGAACCAGGCGGCCTCCTACGGTTTGACACCGGAGGAATATCCGCGCGTCGAGATCGAGGAGACCTACACGCCGGCCCTGTTCAACAATCCGGATCTGGCGGCCCGCGCCGTTGAAACCATGCGCGGCCGATTCGGCGCCGAGGCCGTCGTCGAGGCCTCGCCTGTGATGGGCGGCGAGGATTTCTCGCGCTATCATCGCACCGAGCACAATATCCCGACCTTCATGTTCTGGGTCGGCGGCACGACCCAGGCAACGCTGGACGATTACACTGCCCGTGGTCTGGTTCCGCCGTCCAACCACTCGCCCTTCTTTGCGCCGGACGACCCGGAAGGTTCGATCACGCAGGCCACCGAGGCGATGGCCGCGGTCGCGCTCGACATTCTCGCGCCGAGTGGCTCTGAATAG
- a CDS encoding RidA family protein: MGTGTQRSFTGASWEKQVGYCRAIRRGDLVWVTGTVSLDDDGQPFAVGDPEGQARRCLDIIAKALAEVGASMSDVVRTRMFVTDIDHWEAFGRAHGDVFRDHPPATTMVEISRFIGPQFLIEIEADACVEAG, from the coding sequence ATGGGCACGGGGACGCAGCGCAGCTTTACCGGCGCCAGCTGGGAAAAACAGGTCGGATATTGCCGCGCGATCCGGCGTGGCGATCTGGTCTGGGTTACCGGCACGGTGTCGCTTGACGACGACGGTCAGCCCTTTGCGGTCGGCGATCCGGAAGGCCAGGCGCGCCGTTGCCTGGACATCATCGCCAAGGCCCTGGCCGAAGTCGGCGCTTCGATGAGCGATGTCGTGCGGACGCGGATGTTCGTCACCGATATCGACCATTGGGAGGCCTTCGGCCGGGCCCATGGTGACGTGTTCCGCGATCACCCGCCCGCAACCACCATGGTCGAGATATCGCGCTTCATCGGTCCGCAATTCCTGATCGAGATTGAGGCGGACGCGTGTGTGGAAGCCGGATGA